A window of the Flexistipes sp. genome harbors these coding sequences:
- a CDS encoding FKBP-type peptidyl-prolyl cis-trans isomerase gives MEAGNNSKVTFHYTVTIEDGTVVDSTKEEEPLTVQLGEKQLLPDLEKELVGMKEGEEKSVELTPEQAFGEIQEDAITDIPRQNINLDENIQEGMYIDLTDENEQNFRGLVKELNDDNVKIDFNHPLAGRKLTFNVEVVEVN, from the coding sequence ATGGAAGCAGGAAACAATTCAAAAGTTACCTTTCATTACACGGTAACTATCGAAGACGGAACAGTGGTTGATTCAACCAAAGAGGAAGAACCTCTTACTGTGCAGCTTGGAGAGAAACAGCTTCTGCCGGATTTGGAGAAAGAGCTGGTGGGAATGAAAGAAGGTGAAGAAAAATCTGTTGAGCTGACTCCTGAGCAGGCTTTCGGCGAAATTCAGGAAGATGCCATAACAGATATTCCAAGACAAAATATTAACCTTGACGAAAATATTCAGGAAGGCATGTATATTGACCTTACTGACGAAAACGAGCAGAATTTCAGAGGACTTGTTAAAGAGCTTAACGATGATAATGTGAAAATTGACTTTAATCATCCATTAGCAGGAAGAAAACTGACATTTAACGTTGAAGTTGTAGAAGTCAACTAA
- a CDS encoding endonuclease V, whose amino-acid sequence MYSHLRKLQIKLAEKVKICPLENTKPKLVAGIDVSFERKTGMGFCCIAVLNSDMHLIQKAFHTQKIKLPYIPGLLSFRELPIIYKTMQKLSYEPDIYILDSQGIAHPRFLGLASHFGVVFNKVSIGCAKNRLVGEYQEPGLIKGSFSIMHYKHKEVGAVVRTKNNVNPVFISPGNLIDTQDSINIILKCARGYRIPEPTRIAHILSNRLRKESV is encoded by the coding sequence ATGTACTCACATTTAAGAAAACTGCAAATAAAATTAGCAGAAAAAGTAAAAATTTGTCCACTGGAAAATACAAAACCAAAACTTGTAGCTGGAATTGATGTTTCATTTGAGCGGAAGACGGGAATGGGATTTTGCTGCATAGCAGTTTTAAACAGTGACATGCATCTCATTCAGAAAGCATTTCATACCCAAAAGATCAAACTGCCATATATCCCCGGCCTGCTTTCCTTCAGGGAACTTCCAATCATTTACAAAACAATGCAGAAGCTCAGTTATGAGCCTGATATTTATATACTGGATTCACAGGGCATAGCTCATCCGCGTTTTCTGGGGCTTGCTTCCCATTTCGGTGTTGTTTTCAACAAAGTTTCTATTGGCTGCGCCAAGAACAGACTTGTAGGGGAATATCAAGAACCCGGCTTGATTAAAGGCAGCTTCAGCATCATGCATTACAAACATAAAGAAGTAGGTGCCGTAGTCAGAACTAAAAACAATGTAAACCCTGTCTTCATATCCCCGGGTAATTTGATTGACACTCAGGACAGTATAAATATAATTTTGAAATGTGCCCGGGGTTACAGAATACCGGAACCCACCAGAATTGCTCATATTTTATCCAACCGTCTCAGGAAAGAAAGCGTATAA